GGACCGAGCGGGTGCGGGAAGTCGTCGCTGCTGCGCGCCGTCGCGGGACTCGAACCGCTCGCGGCCGGGAGCGTGACCTACGACGGCGCCGACCTCGCCGGGGTGCCCGTGCACCGGCGCGGGTTCGGGCTGCTGTTCCAGGACGGGCAGCTCTTCGCCCACCGCGACGTCGGGCGGAACGTGGCCTACGGGCTGGAGGTCGCGGGGGCCTCGCGGGCGGAGCGGTCGGCGCGCGTGCGCGAGCTGTTGGCCGCCGTCGGGCTCGCAGGGTACGAGCGACGGGCCGTGACCACCCTGTCCGGCGGCGAGAAGCAGCGCGTGGCGCTCGCACGGGCGCTCGCCCCGCGGCCGCGCCTGCTGCTGCTCGACGAGCCGTTCAGCGCCCTCGACCGTGCGCTGCGCGAACGTCTCGCCGACGACGTCCGCGACGTGCTGCACGCGACCGGCACGACGGCGGTCTTCGTGACCCACGACCACGACGAAGCGTTCACCGTGGCCGACCGCGTCGGCATCATGCAGGCCGGCCGCCTGCTGCAGGTCGCCGCCCCCGAGGAGCTGTGGCGCACACCCGCCTCCCGGGAGGTGGCCGAGTTCCTCGGCTACCAGGCCTTCGTGCCGCAGGACGGCGGCTGGCTCGCCGTCGGCCCCACCGGGCTGCGGGTCGTGGAGCCCGGGACGACCGGGGCCGACGGCGGGACGGCGGCACGGGTCGTCGGCAGCGCGTTCCGGCGCGGGCGCACCGAGGTGACGGTCGACGTCGACCTCGGGGCCGGTACCCAGCGCCTCGTGGCGCTCGCGGACGGCGCGCCCGCTCTCGAGCCGGGCACCGCCGTCGTCGTTGAGACGGACCCGGCGGGGACCGCCGCCGTCCCGCGCTGACGGGCGTTCGGCAGAACCTCCGCGGTTCGGCAGTTGCTTCTGCCGAAGTCCGGGCATCCTGCCGAACGCGCAGGGTTCTGCCGACGGCGATGAGTTGACGGGGGTGCAGCCGTCTTGAGGGTGAATCTGACCAGTTCGTCATGTGAGGTGTGTTCATGGGCCGCATCGTCTCCACGCTCTTCAGCTCGCTCGACGGCGTCGTCGAGATCGACCCCGAGTGGCACTTCCCCTACTTCGACGACCAGATGGGGGCCGCCGTCACCGATGACTACGCAGGCGTCGGCGCCATCCTGCTCGGGCGGGTCACCTACGACAGCTTCGTCGGCGCCTGGCCCGACCGTGAGGCGGCCGGCGAGGAGGACGCCGGCTTCGCGAAGCTCATCGGCGACACCCGCAAGATCGTCGCCACGCGCGGTACCGGCGACCTCGGCTGGCGCAACGTCGAGGCCACGCCCGACGTCGTCGCCACGGCCCAGGCGCTGCGCGCGGACCAGGGCGTCGAGAAGGTGATCGTCCCGGGATCCATCACCATCGTGCGCGAGCTGCTCGCCGCCGGCCTGCTCGACGAGCTGCGCCTGCTGGTCCACCCCATCGCCGCCCGCACCGGCGAGCGCCTGTTCGACGAAGGGGCCGAGCGCTACCCGATGCGGCTCGTGTCGGCGGAGCCCTTCGACTCCGGCGTCGTCCGCCTGATCTACGCGCCGACGACGCCGCCCGAGGCGAAGACGTACGACGACGTCAAGCAGCACGACATGCCGCAGCCGGACTGACCCGCCCGTCCGGTGGTTGAGCCTGTCGAAACCACCGTGGGCCGGTGGGGTGGTTTCGACAGGCTCAACCACCGGGGGAGCGGCTCAACGACCGGGGGTGAGGGTGCTTAGGCGGGGGTGCCTGTGACCGTCGTGCCCGTGCGGGTGACCGTGTACTCGACCGTCTCGCCGCTCCAGAAGTGGAACGTCAGGCGTACGGGGGTGCCGTCGGTGACCTCCGCGAAGAACGCCGGCGTCAGCACGATCGACGCGTCGTCGGGAGCGAACGCGACGTCGTACTCCTTGTAGGACGTCCAGCCGTGCGGCCCCGCGAACGTGCCGTCGGCGTAGTGCGCCTCCATGGTGGCGAGGCGGTCGCCGTGGAACGCCGTCGGGATCGCGAACGCGTCCGTGCTGCCCGACGACGCCGACAGCACCGGGGTGGTGGCGGCAATGATCTCGATGCGCCACGGCAGGCCGCGGTTGAAACGGACCTCGAGCCAGCCCGCCGAGCCCTCCGGGACACCCGCCACGACCCGCCCCAGCAGGGCAGCGGACAGGGTGAGGTCGTCGCCCGTCAGCCGTGCGTCGGCGGGCCGGAGCCGGCGGCCGTCGAACCACACGCCCGTGACCCGCTGCCCGTGCGGGTCGAGCGTCACCGTCTGCGCGGCGACGTCGTCGGGCCGGACGAACACCTGGTCGGTGGAGCCCGTGCCGGACCTCGTGCGCCAGGACGTGGCGATGGCCGCGTACAGCTCGGGGTCCTGCCACCGGAACGTGGTGCGGTCGAGGTGCTGACCGTTGTCCCACAGCATCGTCGTGACGCCCGTGGAGCGGGCGAGCGCGCCCAGGTGCTCGAAGAACTTGAGCTTCTCGCCGCGCTCGATGGTGCCGGTGTGCCGGTCGAAGCCGAGCAGGCCGTACTCGCCGAGGATCACGGGGATGCCGCGGTCCACGAAGGCAGCCTCGACGCGTGCGAACGTGTCCTCGGTGTCCGCCTGCGCGGTGGCGTCGTAGCGGTACCCGCCCGCGACGTTCACGCTGAACGGCCAGTAGCCGTAGTAGTGGAAGGTCGCGGCGAGGTTCTCGTCGTCGAGGGCGTCGAACGTCGTCAGGAGCGAGTCGAGGCGCGCCTGGCCCGCGTCGGTGTGCAGCGTCGGCAGCACGAGCACCCGGTCGGCGTTCCCGCCGCCCGTCGCCCGGACGGTGCGCGTGAACGCCTGGTTCAGCTCGTCGAGGAGCAGGTCGCCCTCGTCGTCGCCGACGTTCGCGAACTGCGGCTCGTTGAGGCTCTCCAGGAGCAGCGAGCGCGGGTGGTCCCGGAACCGCTCGGCGATCTGCTGCCACAGGGAGGTGAGCTGGGCCAGCACGGCGTCGTGGTCCTGCGGAAACGCGTCGGCCCACATCCACGAGTCGTGGTGCACGTCCAGCAGCACGTACAGCCCGGCGTCGAGCGCCTCGTCGACGACCTCCTCGACGCGGTCCATGGCGGCCGGGTCCACCGTGTGGTCCGGAGCCGCGCCCTGGTACTGGCCCCACGTGACGGGGATGCGCACCGAGCGGAACCCGGCGTCGGCGAGCGCGTCGAACAGCTCGGGGGTCACGCGCGGGTTGCCCCAGGCGGTCTCGTCCGCGCCGACCGCGTCGAGCGTGTTGCCGAGGTTCCAGCCGGGCTGCATGGCCCCGACGACGGCGCTCGCCGACCTCGGGACCCCGTCGCGGCGCTGGTCACGGTCGTGACGGTCGTTGTCGCGGGGGTCGCGGTCGCGACCTTGGTGGTGGCCGTCGCGGGCGTGCTGCGTCTCGGGCGCCGCGGCGGCGGGGCCGGTGAGCCCGACCCCCAGCCCTCCGAGTCCCAGGGCCACGGCCGCGACGAGTGCGCCCGCCCCCGTCCAACGTCGTCGTGCCATGTGATGCTCTCCCTCGAGCCGTGGGGCGACCCTGCCCCGGGGCGCGGCCTGCGGGCCGCGGGCTGGGCGGACGACCCAGCACACCCCAGGAACCTAGGGGAGCGCGGTGGGGATGGCAACGGGAGATTGTGGCGCTGACCTGCTGAAACGTTCCGGGTTTCGTCGAAATGAGGGGTCGTGACCGCCCCGTCGTCGAAGGGTTCGACGACGGGGCGGGTGGCCGTCGATGGGGTGGCGTGGTTTCGACAGGCTCAACCACCGGGCGGCGGCTCAACCACCGGGTTTCGACAGGCTCAACCACCGGGGGGGCGGCTCAACCACCGGTAGGTGGGTCAGCCGTGGCGCAGGGCGCGGTACCGGCGGACCAGCGACTGGGTCGACGGGTCCTGGGCGGCGAGCGCGGCCTCGTCGCCCGAGACCGCCGGGGCGATCTCCATCGCGAGCTTCTTGCCGAGCTCCACGCCCCACTGGTCGAACGAGTCGATGCCCCAGACGATGCCCTGCGTGAACGTGATGTGCTCGTAGAGGGCGACGAGCTGGCCCACCACCGACGGCGTGAGGGCGGGCGCGAGGATCGACGTCGTCGGGCGGTTGCCCGGGAACGTGCGGGCGGAGACCAGGGCCTCCGGGGTGCCCTCCTCCCGGACCTCTGCCGCCGTCTTGCCGAAGGCGAGCGCCTTGGTCTGGGCGAAGAAGTTGGCGAGGAACAGCTCGTGCACGTCGGCGCCGGCCGCCACCGCGCCACCGTCCCCTTCGCCGTCGGCCAGCGGGTAGGCCGGCTCGGCGACGGCGATGAAGTCCGCCGGGATGAGCTGCGTGCCCTGGTGGATGAGCTGGTAGAACGCGTGCTGGCCGTTGGTGCCCGGCTCGCCCCAGAACACCTCGCCGGTGGCCGTCGTGACGGGGGTGCCGTCCCAGCGCACGGACTTGCCGTTCGACTCCATGGTGAGCTGCTGGAGATACGCGGCGAAGCGGTGGAGCTGCTGCGCGTAGGGCAGCACGGCGTGCGACGCCGCGCCGAGGAAGTTGACGTACCAGACGTTGAGCAGGCCCATCAGCGCGGGGACGTTCCGCTCCAGCGGCGTCGTGCGGAAGTGCTCGTCGATGGCGCGGAAGCCGGCGAGGAGCTCGCGGAAGCGGTCCGGGCCGACGGCGATGGCCACCGACGTGCCGATCGCCGAGTCGACCGAGTAGCGGCCGCCCACCCAGTCCCAGAAGCCGAACGCGTTGGCCGGGTCGATGCCGAAGGCGGCGACCTTGTCGAGCGCCGTGGAGACGGCGACGAAGTGCTGCCCGACGGCGGCGCGGCGGGCCTCCGCGGTGTCCTCGACGACGCCGCGGGCCACGAGGCCGTCCAGCAGCCAGGTCCGCGCCAGGCGCGCGTTGGTGAGCGTCTCGAGCGTCCCGAACGTCTTGGACGCCACGATGAACAGCGTCGTCTCGGGGTCGAGGCCCTTGGTCTTCTGCGCGACGTCGGTGGGGTCGATGTTGGAGACGAAGCGGACCGTGAGGCCGTCCTGGCGGTACGGCTCGAGCGCCTCGTAGATCATGACGGGGCCGAGGTCGGAGCCGCCGATGCCGATGTTGACGACCGTCTCGACGCGCCGGCCGGTCACGCCGGTCCACTCGCCGGACCGGACCTTGTCGGCAAACGCCGAGAGCTTGTCGAGCTCCGCCGCGACGTCGGCGTCCACGTCCTGGCCGTCGACGACCAGCGGCGGCTGCGTGCCCGGTGCGCGGCGCAGCGCGGTGTGCAGCACCGCACGGTCCTCGGTGACGTTGATGCGCTCGCCGGTGAACATCGCCTCGATCCGCTCGGTGAGGTTCACCTCCTGCGCGAGGCGCACCAGCAGCGCGAGGGTCTCGTCGGTGACGAGGTTCTTCGACAGGTCGACGAAGAGCTCGCCGGCCTCGAGGGTGAGCCGCTCGGCGCGCGCGGGGTCGGCCTCGAACCAGCCGCGCAGGTCGGCGCGGAGGCTCTCGTGGTGGGTGGTCAGGTCGGCCCAGGCGCTGGTGCTGGTGGGGTCCACGGGGGCAGGCGTCGTCATGGGCTCCACGGTAACGAGGCGCGGGGCGCCCCGCGCAGCCGACCAGCCCCTGTGCTCGCTCTGTGGGTGCTCAGACGACCTTCTGCCACCCGGCCGCCCCGCCCGCCGGCCGGAAGCCCAGGGCGACGTTGATGGCGAGCATGTGGTCGTTCTCCTCGGCGTTCCACGTGTGCACGCGCTCGACGTCGGGCCGTAGCTCGGCCAGGGCGCGCAGGTTGGCGACCTTGACCAGCATCCCCAGGCGGTGGCCGCGGTGCGGCGCCAGCACGATGGTGTCCCACTGGAACGCGAACGTCTGGTCCGGCTGCCACATGAGCATCGTCATCGCGGCGAGCTCGCCGGTGGCCTCGCGCTCGGCGGCCGTGATCACGTACTCGCGGCCCTGCTCGGCGTGCTGGACCATCATCCGCTGGACGCGGGCGGCGTCCCACGGGTCCTCGCGGTAGTCGAGCGCGCCGACCGGGGCGTCGGTGGACATGCGCGTCTCCAGCAGGGCGAACGCGTCGAGCCAGGCATCCGGGATCGTGGTGTCCCAGCGGTGCAGCCGGTACCCGTCGGCGTGCGGGAGGGCCTGCGCCTCGAGGCGGTCGAGGTGCGCGGCAGCCACCGGCACGGGCAGCAGGGAACGGCGGTCGACCTGGGCCAGCGCGTAGCCGTGCGCGAGCGCGAACCGCACGCCCGGCGCGTCGGCGGGGGCGGCGCCCGACCCGGTCGGCGGGACCAGCGGCGGTGATCCGGGCTGCTCGGCGAAGTCGAGCTCGGCCTGGAGGGTGCCGCGGCCGGCGTCCGCAGCGACCTTCTCGGCGCGCTCCAGCAGCGCCGCCCCGAGCCCGCGGCGCCGGTGCGCGGGGTGCACGACGACGGAGACCCACGCCGCGTGCAGGTTGCTCGTCGTCGGGATGTCGATGCTGGCCCGCCCGACGACGCTGTCGTCGTCGTCGACCGCCACCAGGAGCGTGCGGAGCTCGTCCTCCTGGTGGGCGAGCTGGCTCGCGAACTCGACGGCGAGCGTCGCCAGATCCTCGTGGCCGTCCCGCTCCAGGCAGGCCGCGCGGTCCAGGGCCTCGGCGCCGCGGTGCGCCCAGCCGGGCGGGCTCCCGGCCGGTTCGGCCGCGACCTCGACCAGCCGCCAGGGGAGAACGCTCATACCACAAGGGTCAGCGAGCGCACGCTGAAAGTCACGCATTTTTGACATTGCCCGGCGCGGCCTGCGACCCTCACGCGCGACAGGTGTCTGTCGATCCCCGAACGAACCCCGAGGTTCCACCCCCATGACGACGACGAAGCGCGCCGCGTCCGCTCTCGCGCTGGGCGCGGCCATCGCGCTGCTGGCCTCCGGCTGCGCCGGCCGCGCGGCACCCGGCGGTCTCGACAACGTGCAGACCATCACCTGGTGGCACAACTCGACACAGACGGCGGCCAAGGACTACTACGACAAGGTCGCGAACGACTTCGAGCGAGATCACCCCGGCGTCAACGTCGAGGTCACGGCGCTCGAGCACTCCGACATGCTCGCCCGGCTCGACGCCACGCTGGAGTCGGACGACCCCGAGCAGGTGCCCGACGTCTTCATGTCCCGCGGTGGTGGTGAGCTGGAGGGCGAGGTCGCGGCCGGCGTGACGCGTGACCTGACCAAGGTCGCCGCGGAGGAGCTGGCCAAGATCAGCCGGTTCACGAACGACTACACCGTGGACGGCAAGGTCTACGCCCTGCCGTACTCCATGGGCATCGTCGGCTTCTACTACAACACCGACCTGTTCGAGCAGGCCGGCATCACCGAGGTCAACCCGAGCCCGACGATCGACGAGTTCAACGGCTGGATCGACCAGCTCCAGGCGGCCGGCATCCCGCCGATCTCGGTGGGCGCGGGCGACAAGTGGCCTGCCGCGCACTACTGGTTCTACAACGTGGTGCGTGAGTGCACCTACGACACGGTCGAGGCCGCGATCGCGTCGAAGAGCTACGCCGACCCGTGCTTCCTGCGGGCCGGGGAGAGCCTCTCGGCGCTCGTCGCGAAGCAGCCGTTCAACGAGGGCTACGCGACGACGGCCGCGCAGGAAGGGCCGACGTCGGCGTCCGGTCTGCTCGCCAACGGCCAGGTGGCCATGGAGCTCGCCGGCCACTGGGAGCCCGGCCTCGTCGGCGGTCTGCGTGCCGACGGCACCGTGCCCGACACGCTGAGCTGGTTCGCCTATCCGACGTTCCCCGGCCAGGCCGGCGACCCGCTCGACCAGATGGGCGGCGGTGACGCGTGGGAGGTGTCGACCTCGGCCCCCGACGTCGCCGTGGACCTCGCGAAGTACCTGCTCTCGGACGAGGTGCAGAAGGGCTTCGCGGAGCTGAACATGGGCCTGCCCACCAACCCGGCGGCGGCGGACTCGATCGCGTTCCCCGCCCTGCAGGACCTCGTCGCCGTGCGTGACAAGGCCAGCCGTGCACCGCAGCTCTACCTGGACACCCGCCTCGGCAGCAAGATCGGTGACCCGCTGGTCGCCGAGATCTACAAGGTGTTCACCGGCGAGTCCGGCGCGCAGCAGGTGGTCGACGCGATCAACGCGGCGGCCAACGGCTCCACCGAGTAGAACGACACGACGACGCCGCCCTCGCCGATGCGGGGGCGGCGTCGTGCTGAGCGGGAAGTGGCGTCCCGGCCCGTCAGCGCTGCGGCGCGGGGCCGGTGGACTTGCGCACCACGAGCCGCGCCGGCAGCCGGACGTGCGTCTCCGCGTCGTGCCCGTCGAGCAGGGCCAGCAGCATGGTGACGGCGCGGGCGCCCATCTCCTGCAGCGGCTGGGCGATCGTCGTCAGGCGCGGGCTCGCGCTCGCGGCCTCCGGGATGTCGTCGAAACCGACCACCGAGAGGTCGTGCGGCACGCGCAGCCCCAGCTCGTGCGCGACCTGGAGCACGGCGAACGCCGAGAGGTCGTTCGCGGCGAAGATCGCCGTCGGCCGGTCGGGGAGCGTGAGGAGGTCGCGCGCGGCGTCGGTGGACCAGGCGGAACGGTAGCCGCCGTCGCGCACCAGCTCGGGGTCGAACGGGATGCCCGCCTCCTCCAGCGAGAGGCGGTACCCGTGCTCGCGGCGGTGCGCCGACTCGAGGTCGGTGCGGCCACGGATGTGCGCGATGCGACGGTGGCCCAGGTCGATGAGGTGCCGGGTCGCGGTGCGCGCGCCGGCGACGTTGTCGGAGTCGACGATGTGCGACCCGCTGGTGCCGGTGTGCGGGTCCACCGAGATCACCGGGACGCTGGCGCCCTGGAGGCTCACCGTGGGTGTGAGGATGATCGCGCCGTCGATGAGCGTGCCGCCCAGGCGGGACAGCGAACGGCGCTCCCAGCCGACGGCGTTGTCGTCGCTGATGGCGCCCGAGTAGGCGAGCAGCTCGTAGCCCTTGCCGACCGCCTCGGCCGAGATGCCCTTGAGCAGCTCGGCGGCGAACGGGTCGAACCCCGCGAGCAGGATGCCGAGGACGTTGGTGCGGCTGCGCCGCAGGGAGCTCGCCACCAGGGACGTCTCGTACCCCAGGTCGGCGACGATCTGGAGCACCCGTTCAGCGGTCGCGGCCGCGACGCCGTAGCGTCCGTTGACGACCTTGGAGACGGTCGCGACGGAGACTCCGGCCTCACGGGCGACGTCGCTGATCGTCACCCGTCCGACGGGAATGGTGGATGGCCCGGGATGGTGGGCGTCGGTGCTCACGCACAGACCGTATCCCGTGGCGGCGCGCCGCAACGCATCCGTGGCGCAGCCGTATGAAAAGCGTTATCGACAACGATTGCCGTGGGCCGGTTCTCGGGCCGTTTTCTGACGTATCCTGCTCCCGCTGTCCGCGCTCGGTGACGGGCCTGCCCATCGCCGCGCGGGACCGACGCAGCCACGCGCCGATGGTGGTTGCGCCACACCGTGGGGCCGATCGTTGCAGACCCGTAGCGTGGAACCGCTCTGGGGCTGCCCCGTTCCCCCCGCCCGCGTCAAAGGAGATCCCCGTGACCGACGCCGCCCAGGCTCCGGCACCCGCGCACATGCCCGAGGTGTCCGAGCGCGTGCGCACCCTCATCGCCCAGATGACCGTCGAGGAGAAGCTCGCGCAGATCGTCAGCTTCTGGCCGGACCAGGGCGGCAACGTCGTGGCGCCGATGCAGGGCGAGATGGCCGCCGAGTCCGGCGGCAAGTCGCTCGCCGATATCACGAAGCACGGCCTCGGCCAGTACACCCGCGTGTACGGCACGCGTCCGGTGGACCCGATCCAGCGGGCCGAGTGGCTCTGGGGTGAGCAGCGCCGGCTCAAGAAGGAGACGCGCCTGGGCATCCCCGCGCTCGTCCACGAGGAGTGCCTCACGGGTCTTGCTGCCTGGCAAGCCGCGACGTTCCCCGCGCCGCTCGCCTGGGGTGCCTCGTTCGACGACGAGCTCGTCTACGAGATGGGCCAGGTCATCGGCGAGTCGATGAAGAAGCTGGGCGTCCACCTGGGGCTCGCGCCGGTGCTCGACGTCATCCGCGACCCGCGCTGGGGCCGCACCGAGGAGGCCATCTCGGAGGACCCGTACGTCGTCGGCACCATCGCCACGAAGTACGTGCAGGGCCTGCAGGCCTCCGGTGTGCACGCCACGCTCAAGCACTTCGTCGGCTACTCCGGCTCGAAGGCCGGGCGCAACCACGCCCCGGTCTCGGCCGGCCCGCGCGAGCTCGCCGACACGTTCCTGCCGCCGTTCGAGATGGCTGTGCTCGACGGCAAGGTCAAGTCGGTCATGAACTCCTACACCGACGTCGACGGCGTCCCCTGCGCCGCCAACGAGGGCCTCCTGACCGGCGTGCTGCGCGAGAAGTGGGGCTTCGAGGGCACCGTCGTCGCCGACTACTTCGCCGTCGCGTTCCTCGAGGTCATGCACGGCGTCGCGAGCGACCGTGCCGACGCCGCCGCGCAGGCGCTGCGCGCCGGCCTCGACGTCGAGCTGCCCGGCATGGACGCCTTCCCGCTGCTGGCCGAGAAGGTGCGCAGCGGCGAGTTCCCCGAAGCGTTCGTGGACCGCGCCCTCGCGCGGCACCTCACCCAGAAGGAGGAGCTCGGCCTGCTCGAGCCCGACGCCTTCGAGGACGAGCCGCCGACCGAGATCGACCTCGACTCGCCGCGCCACCAGGCGATCGCGCGCAAGCTCGCGCAGGAGTCGATCGTCCTGCTGTCGAACGACGGCACGCTGCCGCTCGCGGGTGCGGACGCCCCGAAGCGCATCGCCGTCGTCGGCCCGAACGCCGACGCCGTCGAGGCCCTCCAGGGCTGCTACTCGTTCGCGAACCACGTGCTCGCGCACTACCCGGACCACGAGATCGGGTTCCACATCCCCACCGTCACCGAGGCGATGCGTGAGGCGTTCGCGGACGCCGAGCTCGTCACCGCACACGGCTGCGACGTCGAGGGCACGGACTCGTCGGGCATCGCGGAGGCCGTCGCGGCCGCCGAGGGTGCCGACGTCGTCGTCGCCGTCGTCGGCGACCGGGCCGGCCTGTTCGGCCGCGGCACCGTCGGCGAGGGCAACGACGCCGAGTCGCTCGACCTGCCGGGCGTGCAGCGCGAGCTCGTCGAGGCGCTCGTCGCCACGGGCAAGCCCGTCGTCATGGTCATGACGCTCGGCCGCCCCTACGTCATCGACTGGGCGCTCGACGGGGAGGGCCCCAAGCCCGCCGCCGTGATCCACGCCGCGTTCCCGGGTGAGGGCGGCGGCCTCGCGATCGCCGACGTGCTCGCCGGCACCGTCAACCCGTCGGGCCGCCTGCCGCTCTCGCTGCCGCGCAGCTCGGGCGCGCAGCCGTACTCGTACCTGCACCCGATGCTCGGCGGCCCGTCCGACGTGACGAACACCGACTCGACCCCGACGCGCCCGTTCGGGTTCGGCCTCTCGTACACGACGTTCGCGTACGCGGACCTCGAGGTCTCCTCGTCCGTCGAGGCCGGCGGCACCATCACCGCCGCCGTCACCGTGACCAACACGGGCGACGTGGCCGGTGCGGAGCCCGTGCAGGTCTACGGCCGCGACGTGCTCGGCTCGATCGCCCGCCCGGTGGTCCAGCTGCTCGGCTACCAGCGCGTCGCGCTGGAAGCCGGCGAGTCGAAGCGCCTGACGTTCGAGATCCCGACGACGCGGTTCGCGTTCTCCGACCGCCGCATGGTCAAGATCGTCGAGCCCGGCGACGTCGAGGTGTGGGTCGCCTCGCACTCGGCCGCCGCGGAGACGTCGTCCGACGTCGCGGAGACGACCGCCGGCGCCATCGTCAACGAGAAGAAGGCCGCGAAGGTCGAGATCCCGGGCACGGCCACGCCGCGCG
The Xylanimonas cellulosilytica DSM 15894 DNA segment above includes these coding regions:
- a CDS encoding ABC transporter ATP-binding protein gives rise to the protein MRTDRAGAGPVTPVAAPPAGLMVRGAVVRYDDGEGARGGVTTAVDRVDLDVADGEILALLGPSGCGKSSLLRAVAGLEPLAAGSVTYDGADLAGVPVHRRGFGLLFQDGQLFAHRDVGRNVAYGLEVAGASRAERSARVRELLAAVGLAGYERRAVTTLSGGEKQRVALARALAPRPRLLLLDEPFSALDRALRERLADDVRDVLHATGTTAVFVTHDHDEAFTVADRVGIMQAGRLLQVAAPEELWRTPASREVAEFLGYQAFVPQDGGWLAVGPTGLRVVEPGTTGADGGTAARVVGSAFRRGRTEVTVDVDLGAGTQRLVALADGAPALEPGTAVVVETDPAGTAAVPR
- a CDS encoding dihydrofolate reductase family protein codes for the protein MGRIVSTLFSSLDGVVEIDPEWHFPYFDDQMGAAVTDDYAGVGAILLGRVTYDSFVGAWPDREAAGEEDAGFAKLIGDTRKIVATRGTGDLGWRNVEATPDVVATAQALRADQGVEKVIVPGSITIVRELLAAGLLDELRLLVHPIAARTGERLFDEGAERYPMRLVSAEPFDSGVVRLIYAPTTPPEAKTYDDVKQHDMPQPD
- a CDS encoding cellulase family glycosylhydrolase; amino-acid sequence: MARRRWTGAGALVAAVALGLGGLGVGLTGPAAAAPETQHARDGHHQGRDRDPRDNDRHDRDQRRDGVPRSASAVVGAMQPGWNLGNTLDAVGADETAWGNPRVTPELFDALADAGFRSVRIPVTWGQYQGAAPDHTVDPAAMDRVEEVVDEALDAGLYVLLDVHHDSWMWADAFPQDHDAVLAQLTSLWQQIAERFRDHPRSLLLESLNEPQFANVGDDEGDLLLDELNQAFTRTVRATGGGNADRVLVLPTLHTDAGQARLDSLLTTFDALDDENLAATFHYYGYWPFSVNVAGGYRYDATAQADTEDTFARVEAAFVDRGIPVILGEYGLLGFDRHTGTIERGEKLKFFEHLGALARSTGVTTMLWDNGQHLDRTTFRWQDPELYAAIATSWRTRSGTGSTDQVFVRPDDVAAQTVTLDPHGQRVTGVWFDGRRLRPADARLTGDDLTLSAALLGRVVAGVPEGSAGWLEVRFNRGLPWRIEIIAATTPVLSASSGSTDAFAIPTAFHGDRLATMEAHYADGTFAGPHGWTSYKEYDVAFAPDDASIVLTPAFFAEVTDGTPVRLTFHFWSGETVEYTVTRTGTTVTGTPA
- the pgi gene encoding glucose-6-phosphate isomerase, translated to MTTPAPVDPTSTSAWADLTTHHESLRADLRGWFEADPARAERLTLEAGELFVDLSKNLVTDETLALLVRLAQEVNLTERIEAMFTGERINVTEDRAVLHTALRRAPGTQPPLVVDGQDVDADVAAELDKLSAFADKVRSGEWTGVTGRRVETVVNIGIGGSDLGPVMIYEALEPYRQDGLTVRFVSNIDPTDVAQKTKGLDPETTLFIVASKTFGTLETLTNARLARTWLLDGLVARGVVEDTAEARRAAVGQHFVAVSTALDKVAAFGIDPANAFGFWDWVGGRYSVDSAIGTSVAIAVGPDRFRELLAGFRAIDEHFRTTPLERNVPALMGLLNVWYVNFLGAASHAVLPYAQQLHRFAAYLQQLTMESNGKSVRWDGTPVTTATGEVFWGEPGTNGQHAFYQLIHQGTQLIPADFIAVAEPAYPLADGEGDGGAVAAGADVHELFLANFFAQTKALAFGKTAAEVREEGTPEALVSARTFPGNRPTTSILAPALTPSVVGQLVALYEHITFTQGIVWGIDSFDQWGVELGKKLAMEIAPAVSGDEAALAAQDPSTQSLVRRYRALRHG
- a CDS encoding GNAT family N-acetyltransferase, which gives rise to MSVLPWRLVEVAAEPAGSPPGWAHRGAEALDRAACLERDGHEDLATLAVEFASQLAHQEDELRTLLVAVDDDDSVVGRASIDIPTTSNLHAAWVSVVVHPAHRRRGLGAALLERAEKVAADAGRGTLQAELDFAEQPGSPPLVPPTGSGAAPADAPGVRFALAHGYALAQVDRRSLLPVPVAAAHLDRLEAQALPHADGYRLHRWDTTIPDAWLDAFALLETRMSTDAPVGALDYREDPWDAARVQRMMVQHAEQGREYVITAAEREATGELAAMTMLMWQPDQTFAFQWDTIVLAPHRGHRLGMLVKVANLRALAELRPDVERVHTWNAEENDHMLAINVALGFRPAGGAAGWQKVV
- a CDS encoding extracellular solute-binding protein, with protein sequence MTTTKRAASALALGAAIALLASGCAGRAAPGGLDNVQTITWWHNSTQTAAKDYYDKVANDFERDHPGVNVEVTALEHSDMLARLDATLESDDPEQVPDVFMSRGGGELEGEVAAGVTRDLTKVAAEELAKISRFTNDYTVDGKVYALPYSMGIVGFYYNTDLFEQAGITEVNPSPTIDEFNGWIDQLQAAGIPPISVGAGDKWPAAHYWFYNVVRECTYDTVEAAIASKSYADPCFLRAGESLSALVAKQPFNEGYATTAAQEGPTSASGLLANGQVAMELAGHWEPGLVGGLRADGTVPDTLSWFAYPTFPGQAGDPLDQMGGGDAWEVSTSAPDVAVDLAKYLLSDEVQKGFAELNMGLPTNPAAADSIAFPALQDLVAVRDKASRAPQLYLDTRLGSKIGDPLVAEIYKVFTGESGAQQVVDAINAAANGSTE
- a CDS encoding LacI family DNA-binding transcriptional regulator, which gives rise to MSTDAHHPGPSTIPVGRVTISDVAREAGVSVATVSKVVNGRYGVAAATAERVLQIVADLGYETSLVASSLRRSRTNVLGILLAGFDPFAAELLKGISAEAVGKGYELLAYSGAISDDNAVGWERRSLSRLGGTLIDGAIILTPTVSLQGASVPVISVDPHTGTSGSHIVDSDNVAGARTATRHLIDLGHRRIAHIRGRTDLESAHRREHGYRLSLEEAGIPFDPELVRDGGYRSAWSTDAARDLLTLPDRPTAIFAANDLSAFAVLQVAHELGLRVPHDLSVVGFDDIPEAASASPRLTTIAQPLQEMGARAVTMLLALLDGHDAETHVRLPARLVVRKSTGPAPQR